The Salinibaculum sp. SYNS191 genome has a window encoding:
- a CDS encoding tyrosine--tRNA ligase yields MNTADRVDLVTRYTEEVITEEELAELLDDESPSAYIGYAPTGEMHIGHFTTMRKLADFVRAGLDVTVLIADLHAHLDDEKSPFELLDARAAYYEVAIEGMIAAAGADPDDVEFVRGTDFQLDEEYTLEMYRMAAETTIARSQRAASEVVRESESPNLGGLIYPLMQSLDVKALEADIAYGGIDQRGIYMLSREILPDHGWHEPVCLFAPLLSGLSGGKMSASDETSKVNLTDDPESVAEKINDAYCPMGEVEGNGVLEYVEYLVWPILDERGEPFVVERPDEYGGDLTYDTYEDLEADFVSQELHPADLKTAAADYIDGVIAPVRERLAEHDDLLAEAYPEKYGDE; encoded by the coding sequence ATGAACACGGCCGACCGGGTCGACCTCGTCACGCGGTACACGGAGGAGGTCATCACTGAGGAGGAGCTCGCTGAACTGCTGGACGACGAGTCGCCGTCGGCCTACATCGGCTACGCACCGACCGGGGAGATGCACATCGGGCACTTCACGACGATGCGAAAGCTCGCCGACTTCGTGCGCGCCGGGCTGGACGTGACGGTCCTCATCGCGGACCTCCACGCACACCTCGACGACGAGAAGAGCCCGTTCGAGCTGCTGGACGCACGCGCGGCCTACTACGAGGTGGCCATCGAGGGAATGATAGCGGCTGCCGGCGCGGATCCGGACGACGTCGAGTTCGTCCGCGGGACGGACTTCCAGCTCGACGAGGAGTACACGCTGGAGATGTACCGCATGGCTGCCGAGACGACCATCGCCCGGTCGCAGCGGGCAGCAAGCGAGGTGGTTCGGGAGAGCGAGAGCCCGAACCTCGGCGGTCTCATCTACCCGCTGATGCAGAGCCTCGACGTGAAGGCGCTGGAGGCGGACATCGCCTACGGAGGCATCGACCAGCGCGGCATCTACATGCTCAGCCGCGAGATACTGCCTGACCACGGCTGGCACGAACCGGTCTGCCTGTTCGCGCCGCTTCTGTCCGGCCTGTCCGGCGGCAAGATGAGCGCGTCCGACGAGACGTCCAAGGTCAACCTCACCGACGACCCAGAATCCGTCGCGGAGAAAATCAACGACGCGTACTGTCCGATGGGCGAAGTCGAGGGCAACGGCGTGCTGGAGTACGTCGAGTACCTCGTCTGGCCGATTCTCGACGAGCGCGGCGAGCCCTTCGTCGTCGAGCGACCCGACGAGTACGGCGGTGACCTCACGTACGACACCTACGAGGACCTCGAAGCCGATTTTGTGAGCCAGGAGCTCCACCCGGCGGACCTCAAGACCGCCGCCGCCGACTACATCGACGGCGTCATCGCGCCGGTCCGCGAGCGGCTGGCCGAACACGACGACCTCCTGGCGGAGGCCTACCCCGAGAAGTACGGGGACGAGTAG